A genomic region of Haliotis asinina isolate JCU_RB_2024 chromosome 1, JCU_Hal_asi_v2, whole genome shotgun sequence contains the following coding sequences:
- the LOC137295124 gene encoding ubiquitin carboxyl-terminal hydrolase 30-like gives MFSKQVAIVGGAAAAVLASVYVFWGPGERKKPKRKDYCRGLENLGNTCFLNAVLQSWAACPTVLCWLHNFLSRNSEAGSVRDFLAASILKVLNVVNDNRLDGSDPYSPGEVITALRLRRWVISPEEQDAHELFQVLTETLDEETSQYPRVVSLFDVKAIQNPYNKYQPNRLAVTRSQGLLPILPHREMEHPFRGLLASQLQCRDCGYRCPVKYDLFNSLSLSIPANFWGPLSLDMLLHHYICPEMVKDVQCPGCAKIAGTKDPSVSPKSCFRKKLTIGKVPQCLCIHIQRTQWLNNSVPVKRYDFISFPEVLHMDSYVYMKGKRKDSDNKNGLFGGKDATLDLLRFGSNNGRFVSQSAPVNLLRALNYDSHMTKNGLFLQPPCPLSLPNTHGDVNHNGPDLPKQTEFTYRLSSVVAHLGDEVSGHFVTYRRSPLCGQAGKSSDKWLYTSDANVQRASREQVLGSEAYMLFYERI, from the exons ATGTTTTCTAAACAAGTTGCAATAGTAGGCGGAGCAGCTGCCGCAGTGTTAGCAAGTGTTTACGTTTTCTGGGGCCCAGGAGAGAGAAAGAAGCCAAAGAGAAAAG ACTACTGTCGGGGTCTTGAGAACCTCGGCAACACATGCTTTCTGAATGCCGTTCTTCAGTCCTGGGCAGCATGTCCCACAGTACTCTGCTGGCTACACAACTTCCTGTCCAGGAATTCCGAAGCTGGCAGTGTCCGAGATTTTCTTGCTGCATCAATACTGAAAGTCTTAAATG ttgTCAATGACAACAGACTAGATGGCTCTGATCCATACAGTCCAGGGGAGGTAATTACTGCTCTACGACTAAGAAGATGGGTAATATCTCCAGAGGAACAG GATGCCCACGAGCTGTTCCAGGTGTTGACAGAGACACTGGATGAAGAGACTTCCCAGTATCCCAGGGTTGTGTCTCTCTTTGATGTCAAGGCTATTCag AACCCCTACAATAAATACCAACCTAACCGACTTGCAGTGACCCGTAGTCAAGGTCTCCTACCAATCCTCCCTCACCGGGAAATGGAACACCCCTTCCGAGGTCTCCTGGCTAGTCAGTTACAGTGCCGAGATTGTGGCTATAGATGTCCTGTCAAGTACGACCTGTTCAACAGCCTGTCTCTCAGCATACCAGCAAACTTCTGG GGCCCTCTCAGTCTGGACATGCTCCTTCACCATTACATCTGCCCCGAGATGGTCAAGGACGTTCAGTGTCCAGGATGTGCCAAAATAGCTGGCACCAAAGATCCTTCAGTGTCACCAAAATCATGTTTTAGAAAGAAGTTAACCATAGGAAAG GTGCCTCAGTGTCTTTGCATTCACATCCAGCGCACACAGTGGCTCAACAACAGCGTCCCCGTCAAGCGCTATGACTTCATCTCCTTCCCTGAAGTTCTTCACATGGACAGCTACGTCTACATGAAGGGCAAAAGGAAGGACAGTGACAATAAGAATGGCCTTTTCGGGGGAAAGGATGCAACACTGGACCTCCTCAG GTTTGGTAGCAATAATGGACGTTTCGTTTCGCAATCAGCGCCCGTAAATTTGTTACGTGCCCTCAACTACGACAGCCACATGACAAAGAACGGGCTGTTCCTACAGCCACCGTGTCCATTAAGTTTACCCAACACCCACGGAGACGTCAACCACAATGGACCTGACCTACCCAAACAGACAGAGTTCACATACAGACTTTCAAGCGTTGTCGCACATCTCGGGGACGAGGTGTCTGGACATTTTGTCACATATAGACGCAGCCCGTTGTGCGGACAAGCGGGTAAAAGCAGCGATAAATGGCTATATACATCCGACGCAAATGTCCAGAGGGCTTCTCGGGAACAGGTGCTGGGTTCGGAGGCTTATATGCTGTTCTATGAAAGAATTTGA
- the LOC137295135 gene encoding MAP kinase-activated protein kinase 5-like isoform X1, producing the protein MTTEEATLCPKTTAISDDYDVNWHDKLGTGINGPVRSCKHKVSGVKYALKSILDSSKARREVHIHSLCRSHPNIVGLQDVYANKVRFSGDEESKPQLLLVLELMDGGELFDRIIEEQCLTERECAGYLKQIAEAVHHCHSLNIAHRDLKPENLLLSNTTKEATVKLSDFGFAKFDDGDLKTPHFTPYYVAPQVLEAQNHLRNKTSTPKSYTYDKSCDMWSMGVILYIMLCGYPPFYSETPSRAITTEMKRKILNGDYEFPEQDWERISESAKDVIRGLLHVDPSQRMTISDLLHHPWLHDASDNKLHSPAVIASKESFEDVKIAHAEHLTKMRMSENQLTLKPLVQADNPIIRKRKRRVTSGTDVEMEEESQGKRLSIDNTGNSVR; encoded by the exons ATGACAACCGAAGAAGCTACACTCTGTCCTAAG ACAACAGCCATATCAGATGATTATGATGTCAACTGGCACGACAAACTTGGAACTGGGATAAACGGACCCGTCAG GTCTTGTAAGCACAAAGTATCTGGTGTGAAATATGCCCTGAAAAGTATTTTGGACTCATCAAAAGCCCGCCGTGAAGTCCACATCCACTCATTGTGTAGAAGTCATCCCAACATCGTCGGTCTGCAGGATGTGTATGCAAACAAAGTCCGCTTTTCTGGGGATGAAGAGTCCAA acCACAGTTGCTGCTGGTGTTGGAGCTGATGGATGGAGGGGAACTGTTTGACCGCATCATAGAGGAGCAGTGCCTCACAGAGAGAGAATGTGCAGGCTATCTCAAGCAG ATAGCCGAGGCTGTCCATCACTGCCATAGCCTGAATATAGCACACAGAGACTTGAAACCAGAAAATCTACTTCTAAGTAATACAacaaag GAAGCCACCGTGAAGCTGTCCGACTTTGGTTTTGCCAAGTTTGATGATGGAGACCTGAAAACCCCTCACTTCACACCCTACTATGTCGCTCCTCAG gTTTTGGAAGCACAGAATCATCTTAGAAACAAGACCAGCACTCCGAAGAGTTATACTTATGACAAG AGCTGTGACATGTGGAGTATGGGTGTGATCCTGTACATCATGTTGTGTGGTTACCCTCCCTTCTACTCTGAGACACCAAGTCGTGCCATCACCACTGAGATGAAGAGGAAGATCCTCAATGGTGATTACGAGTTTCCCGAACAAGACTGGGAGAGGATTTCAGAGTCAGCTAAGGATGTCATCCGAGG CCTACTCCATGTAGATCCCTCTCAGCGTATGACAATCTCAGATCTCCTACATCACCCCTGGTTACATGACGCCTCCGACAACAAACTACACTCTCCAGCTGTTATTGCTAGCAAG GAGAGTTTCGAGGATGTTAAGATTGCCCATGCAGAACATCTGACCAAGATGAGGATGTCTGAGAACCAGTTGACATTGAAACCCCTCGTTCAGGCAGACAATCCCATCATCAGGAAGCGAAAGAGAAG GGTAACTTCAGGGACTGATGTTGAGATGGAGGAAGAGAGCCAAGGGAAGCGACTATCTATAGACAACACTGGCAACAGTGTTAG
- the LOC137295135 gene encoding MAP kinase-activated protein kinase 5-like isoform X2, translated as MTTEEATLCPKTTAISDDYDVNWHDKLGTGINGPVRSCKHKVSGVKYALKSILDSSKARREVHIHSLCRSHPNIVGLQDVYANKVRFSGDEESKPQLLLVLELMDGGELFDRIIEEQCLTERECAGYLKQIAEAVHHCHSLNIAHRDLKPENLLLSNTTKEATVKLSDFGFAKFDDGDLKTPHFTPYYVAPQVLEAQNHLRNKTSTPKSYTYDKSCDMWSMGVILYIMLCGYPPFYSETPSRAITTEMKRKILNGDYEFPEQDWERISESAKDVIRGLLHVDPSQRMTISDLLHHPWLHDASDNKLHSPAVIASKESFEDVKIAHAEHLTKMRMSENQLTLKPLVQADNPIIRKRKRRVTSGTDVEMEEESQGKRLSIDNTGNSVR; from the exons ATGACAACCGAAGAAGCTACACTCTGTCCTAAG ACAACAGCCATATCAGATGATTATGATGTCAACTGGCACGACAAACTTGGAACTGGGATAAACGGACCCGTCAG GTCTTGTAAGCACAAAGTATCTGGTGTGAAATATGCCCTGAAAAGTATTTTGGACTCATCAAAAGCCCGCCGTGAAGTCCACATCCACTCATTGTGTAGAAGTCATCCCAACATCGTCGGTCTGCAGGATGTGTATGCAAACAAAGTCCGCTTTTCTGGGGATGAAGAGTCCAA acCACAGTTGCTGCTGGTGTTGGAGCTGATGGATGGAGGGGAACTGTTTGACCGCATCATAGAGGAGCAGTGCCTCACAGAGAGAGAATGTGCAGGCTATCTCAAGCAG ATAGCCGAGGCTGTCCATCACTGCCATAGCCTGAATATAGCACACAGAGACTTGAAACCAGAAAATCTACTTCTAAGTAATACAacaaag GAAGCCACCGTGAAGCTGTCCGACTTTGGTTTTGCCAAGTTTGATGATGGAGACCTGAAAACCCCTCACTTCACACCCTACTATGTCGCTCCTCAG gTTTTGGAAGCACAGAATCATCTTAGAAACAAGACCAGCACTCCGAAGAGTTATACTTATGACAAG AGCTGTGACATGTGGAGTATGGGTGTGATCCTGTACATCATGTTGTGTGGTTACCCTCCCTTCTACTCTGAGACACCAAGTCGTGCCATCACCACTGAGATGAAGAGGAAGATCCTCAATGGTGATTACGAGTTTCCCGAACAAGACTGGGAGAGGATTTCAGAGTCAGCTAAGGATGTCATCCGAGG CCTACTCCATGTAGATCCCTCTCAGCGTATGACAATCTCAGATCTCCTACATCACCCCTGGTTACATGACGCCTCCGACAACAAACTACACTCTCCAGCTGTTATTGCTAGCAAG GAGAGTTTCGAGGATGTTAAGATTGCCCATGCAGAACATCTGACCAAGATGAGGATGTCTGAGAACCAGTTGACATTGAAACCCCTCGTTCAGGCAGACAATCCCATCATCAGGAAGCGAAAGAGAAG GGTAACTTCAGGGACTGATGTTGAGATGGAGGAAGAGAGCCAAGGGAAGCGACTATCTATAGACAACACTGGCAACAGTGTTAGGTGA